In Egicoccus sp. AB-alg2, the following are encoded in one genomic region:
- the mscL gene encoding large conductance mechanosensitive channel protein MscL, whose product MIQEFREFVNRGNFVDLAVGFVMGVAVTGVVNAIVERLIMPLIALVFGQPDFDSVGQFACEGGQCAGSVGAVLTALVNFLLIAIVLFFIVKGYNRLQRQHPDEPEPEADPEQVVLLREIRDALAHRDPAGPQV is encoded by the coding sequence GTGATCCAGGAGTTCCGGGAGTTCGTCAACCGCGGCAACTTCGTCGACCTGGCCGTCGGTTTCGTCATGGGTGTGGCCGTGACCGGCGTCGTCAACGCCATCGTCGAGCGGCTGATCATGCCGCTGATCGCCCTCGTCTTCGGTCAGCCCGACTTCGACAGCGTCGGGCAGTTCGCCTGCGAGGGCGGCCAGTGCGCCGGCTCCGTCGGCGCGGTGCTCACGGCGCTGGTCAACTTTCTGCTGATCGCGATCGTGCTGTTCTTCATCGTCAAGGGCTACAACCGTCTCCAGCGCCAGCACCCCGACGAGCCGGAGCCCGAGGCCGACCCCGAGCAGGTCGTGCTGCTACGCGAGATCCGCGACGCGCTCGCCCACCGCGACCCCGCCGGCCCTCAGGTCTGA
- a CDS encoding NAD-dependent malic enzyme — MPPLPQRLTLRLALENAPGMLARVTGVLEACGAELVATERTDEQRHVVFRDITVEVRDDTHADAVAAALVDEEGVELLSILDDVLAAHEGGKIRVEVTREVRGPEDLALVYTPGVAKVCQLIAEDPVAAYRFTVRGNSVAIVTDGSAVLGLGDIGPLASLPVMEGKAMLLKSFGGVDAYPLLVDEHDPDAFVETVARIASGFGGINLEDISAPRCFEIEGKLRQRLDIPVFHDDQHGTAVVVLAALINAARVVERDLTSLRVVVQGIGSAGVAIINLLRAAGIQDIVPVDVHGIVEPRRKGTDPIRRRLARQVNPRELSGGKAVALRDADVFIGVSGPNSLPLELVQTMAPDRIVFALANPTPEIHPDVARGHVRVMATGRSDFPNQINNVLCFPGLFRGLLDAAATTVTDEMKIAAAHGIASIVGDDLGADYVVPSPFDRSVVPVVADAVARTAREQGLVRPGSHGSRDSESQAALHEAARRAVKRAVAARFASESTG; from the coding sequence GTGCCACCGTTGCCGCAACGCCTGACCCTCCGGCTCGCCCTGGAGAACGCCCCCGGGATGCTGGCGCGGGTCACGGGCGTCCTGGAGGCGTGTGGCGCCGAACTCGTCGCCACCGAGCGCACCGACGAGCAGCGCCACGTCGTCTTCCGCGACATCACCGTCGAGGTCCGCGACGACACCCACGCCGACGCCGTCGCCGCCGCGCTCGTCGACGAGGAGGGCGTGGAGCTGCTGTCGATCCTCGACGACGTGCTGGCGGCGCACGAGGGCGGCAAGATCCGCGTCGAGGTGACGCGCGAGGTGCGCGGCCCCGAGGACCTGGCGCTCGTCTACACGCCCGGGGTCGCGAAGGTCTGCCAGCTGATCGCCGAGGACCCGGTCGCGGCCTACCGGTTCACGGTGCGCGGCAACTCCGTCGCGATCGTCACCGACGGCTCGGCGGTGCTCGGACTGGGCGACATCGGACCGCTCGCGTCACTGCCCGTCATGGAGGGCAAGGCGATGCTGCTGAAGTCGTTCGGCGGTGTCGACGCCTACCCGCTGCTGGTCGACGAGCACGACCCGGACGCGTTCGTGGAGACCGTCGCCCGCATCGCCAGCGGCTTCGGTGGCATCAACCTCGAGGACATCTCGGCGCCGCGCTGCTTCGAGATCGAGGGCAAGCTCCGTCAGCGGCTGGACATCCCCGTCTTCCACGACGACCAGCACGGCACCGCCGTGGTCGTGCTGGCGGCGCTGATCAACGCCGCCCGCGTGGTCGAACGCGACCTCACGAGCCTGCGGGTCGTCGTGCAGGGCATCGGCTCGGCCGGCGTCGCGATCATCAACCTGCTGCGGGCCGCCGGTATCCAGGACATCGTCCCGGTCGACGTGCACGGCATCGTGGAACCGCGCCGGAAGGGCACCGACCCGATCCGTCGCCGCCTCGCCCGGCAGGTCAACCCTCGGGAGTTGAGCGGCGGCAAGGCGGTCGCCCTGCGCGACGCCGACGTGTTCATCGGCGTGTCCGGCCCGAACTCTCTGCCGCTGGAACTGGTGCAGACCATGGCACCGGACCGGATCGTGTTCGCGCTGGCCAACCCGACGCCGGAGATCCATCCCGACGTGGCCCGCGGGCACGTCCGGGTGATGGCCACCGGTCGCTCCGACTTCCCGAACCAGATCAACAACGTGCTGTGCTTCCCCGGGCTGTTCCGCGGCCTGCTGGACGCGGCCGCGACCACGGTCACCGACGAGATGAAGATCGCCGCCGCGCACGGCATTGCCTCGATCGTCGGCGACGACCTGGGGGCGGACTACGTCGTGCCCTCCCCCTTCGACCGCTCGGTCGTGCCGGTCGTCGCCGACGCGGTGGCCCGCACGGCCCGCGAGCAGGGGCTCGTGCGGCCCGGATCCCACGGCTCGCGCGACTCGGAGTCCCAGGCGGCCCTGCACGAGGCGGCGCGGCGCGCGGTGAAGCGCGCCGTGGCCGCCCGCTTCGCGAGCGAGTCGACCGGCTGA
- the tkt gene encoding transketolase — translation MSAELAQRSIDTIRTLAMDAVQQANSGHPGMPMGCAPMAYVLFNEVMRLDPTRVDWPDRDRFVLSAGHGSMLLYAALHLAGYERPNLEDLQHFRQWGYPTAGHPENFLLDAVETTTGPLGQGLANGVGMAVAIERLAAEFNRPGHDVVDHRVYGIVSDGDLMEGVAAEAASLAGHLRLGRITYLYDDNTITIDGKTDLAFSEDVLARFDAYGWHTQRVEDGNDLDALRAAIAAADADERPSLVAVRTVIGFGSPNKAGTSSSHGSPLGPDEVAATKQALGWPHEEPFTVPDDVRDHLDLRERGRAAREAWEERFAAYRDAHPDLAAEFERRVVRGELPEGWTDALPTLDEKAATRQHSGAVINAIAERVPELFGGSADLAASNNTDVKGGGDFSADERPGGGGPGGRLGRNMRFGVREHAMAAMANGMALHGGIRPYVATFLIFTDYCRPAIRLSALMKQNVVYVMTHDSIGLGEDGPTHQPIEHLPALRAIPGLQVLRPADGDETVGAWRAALEHDGPSVLALTRQGLPPLGDKPADAVDRGAYVLGEFGPADTELALILIGTGSEVQHCLGAAEQLAGEGHRVRVVSMPSWERFGAQDQAYRDEVLPPQVRARVAVEAAANFGWERWVGDAGAVVAMERFGASAPAEKLFEVFGFTPEHVAEVARGLLDG, via the coding sequence ATGTCCGCCGAACTCGCCCAGCGGTCCATCGACACGATCCGCACGCTGGCCATGGATGCCGTCCAGCAGGCCAACTCCGGTCATCCGGGGATGCCGATGGGGTGCGCCCCGATGGCGTACGTGCTGTTCAACGAGGTCATGCGGCTCGACCCGACGCGGGTCGACTGGCCCGACCGCGACCGGTTCGTGCTGTCCGCGGGCCACGGCTCGATGCTGCTGTACGCGGCGCTGCACCTGGCCGGCTACGAACGCCCGAACCTCGAGGACCTGCAGCACTTCCGCCAGTGGGGCTACCCGACCGCGGGCCACCCGGAGAACTTCCTGCTGGACGCCGTGGAGACCACGACGGGGCCGCTCGGTCAGGGCCTCGCCAACGGCGTCGGCATGGCCGTGGCGATCGAGCGCCTCGCGGCCGAGTTCAACCGGCCCGGCCACGACGTCGTCGACCACCGCGTCTACGGGATCGTCTCCGACGGCGACCTCATGGAGGGCGTCGCTGCGGAGGCCGCCTCGCTGGCCGGCCACCTGCGACTCGGACGGATCACCTACCTGTACGACGACAACACGATCACGATCGACGGCAAGACCGACCTGGCCTTCAGCGAGGACGTGCTGGCCCGCTTCGACGCCTACGGGTGGCACACCCAGCGGGTGGAGGACGGCAACGACCTCGACGCCCTGCGCGCGGCGATCGCCGCCGCCGACGCCGACGAGCGCCCCAGCCTCGTCGCGGTGCGCACGGTGATCGGGTTCGGCTCTCCCAACAAGGCCGGTACCTCGTCCTCGCACGGCTCGCCGCTGGGTCCCGACGAGGTCGCCGCCACCAAGCAGGCGCTGGGGTGGCCGCACGAGGAGCCGTTCACCGTCCCCGACGACGTCCGCGACCACCTCGACCTGCGCGAGCGCGGGCGGGCCGCGCGCGAGGCGTGGGAGGAGCGCTTCGCCGCCTACCGCGACGCCCACCCGGACCTGGCGGCCGAGTTCGAGCGCCGGGTCGTGCGCGGCGAGCTGCCCGAGGGCTGGACCGACGCCCTGCCGACGCTGGACGAGAAGGCCGCCACGCGCCAGCACTCGGGAGCGGTCATCAACGCCATCGCCGAGCGGGTGCCGGAACTGTTCGGCGGCTCGGCCGATCTGGCTGCCTCGAACAACACCGACGTCAAGGGCGGCGGCGACTTCTCCGCCGACGAGCGGCCGGGTGGGGGCGGCCCCGGGGGGAGGCTCGGGCGCAACATGCGGTTCGGCGTGCGCGAGCACGCGATGGCCGCGATGGCCAACGGGATGGCGCTGCACGGCGGGATCCGGCCGTACGTCGCCACCTTCCTGATCTTCACCGACTACTGCCGCCCGGCGATCCGCCTGTCGGCGCTGATGAAGCAGAACGTCGTCTACGTCATGACCCACGACTCGATCGGGCTGGGCGAGGACGGCCCCACCCACCAGCCGATCGAGCACCTGCCCGCGCTGCGTGCCATCCCGGGGCTGCAGGTGCTGCGCCCCGCCGACGGTGACGAGACCGTCGGCGCGTGGCGGGCGGCGCTGGAGCACGACGGCCCGTCGGTGCTGGCGCTGACCCGCCAGGGGCTGCCGCCGCTGGGCGACAAGCCGGCCGACGCCGTCGACCGCGGCGCGTACGTGCTCGGCGAGTTCGGCCCGGCCGACACGGAGCTGGCGCTGATCCTCATCGGTACCGGCTCCGAGGTGCAGCACTGCCTCGGCGCCGCCGAGCAACTGGCCGGCGAGGGCCACCGCGTCCGCGTCGTGTCGATGCCCTCGTGGGAGCGTTTCGGCGCCCAGGACCAGGCCTACCGCGACGAGGTGCTGCCCCCGCAGGTCCGGGCGCGGGTCGCCGTCGAGGCCGCGGCGAACTTCGGCTGGGAGCGCTGGGTCGGCGACGCCGGTGCAGTGGTCGCCATGGAGCGCTTCGGTGCGTCCGCGCCGGCCGAGAAGCTCTTCGAGGTGTTCGGGTTCACCCCCGAGCACGTCGCCGAGGTCGCCCGCGGCCTGCTGGACGGCTGA